CTTCATATTGCAAAATGATAGAATCTGATAATAACCAATTAAAAATAATCTCTGCAATATGCTTCCGTTTCCTGGCTTGAACTTATTTGTTTACTTAAACAGTTCCAATGAATAATTGAGGCATTTTCTCTTCTTTATTTGGAAAGATATTATGGGAAAgaaaaaagggggagaaaaagtttaaaaaaaGTTATTGAGAAGGAAGGAAGGGGAGATGAGAGAccttaaaaaaagaaaacagaaacacAGACAACAGTAGAATCCCATGAAGTCATGAAGAAGACCAAAGGACTTAAAACCTTATGATGTTCCAAACAAAACGGAGTGAAAAGATTccaagtttataattacaagcATCCATACTCCACCAAGAACAAGCCAATCATACCCTACCCCTGCCATTCTTATCTGAAGGATTGTGAAGGGAAAAATATTTAGGACTTGTTTTCCCATTTATCAAAGGTACTTCTCCTCACCATCTGGCCAAGTTTGAGTCCATTGCTTTTCATCAACACCATAACAGGCAACACCTTGTAGGTCATCCTCTCATGGTCGGTAGCCTAAAGGTCTAAGCTGAAGTTCACATTTTACCTATCCGTTATAACTTATAACTATATTGTCAAAATGAATTCCTCTTCCTCAAGCCTTGAAACTTGTTATTGTCCTCAGTACTAAAAAACAAAATTCTCAGATTCGTCCTGAATTCTTTCAAAAGCAAGCTTTGTGTCTTATTAACCTAACTCTCAAATTCAGTTTAAATACAGAGATTTTATTTCAGAATAAGCTTTAAGGTGGGTATAAAGTTATCTACATGCCAATTCGTACCGAAAGTCCGAAAGCAATGTATTATGCAGCTGTTTCAACAGTTCCAGTATCAAAACATCGATATTTGAGGCGCTACATTTTTCACTTGACAATTATTTTGTTACTTTTAAACGATAAGAGTAATGAAAAAACATTGATAGAACTAGTAATGATTCTGCACAGAAGAACAACAACAGGGGAAGAACCTGCACAGGAATCTGAGATTTCCAAGTAGAAACTGAATATTATtctggagaagatgaagaattagAGATAGAACTGTCAACTGAATCCCAATTCAGTTGAGCAGTAACAGAGCCCTAACTGAATCCCAATACAGTTATCCCAAAACCCAAACATTCCAAAAACTAACTCCGAGAAACccttttctcttatttatactaTTCCTTCTCAACTAACTCTCACATACACTTAAGCAATAGGAGGCTTATTCATCCTACTAACCCTATCAAACATATAAAGAAAGAGGGAGGTCAAAGATGGTCTTAGAGTTCACatgatgatattgattgttAAAGAGAGGGAGGAGTTTACTACAAAGGATAATTTCATAATCACAGAAGAATCTACTCAATAGATGAAACAGTACATCCAAGAGCTACTAATAATACAATGATGGACTCTTCTTTCAGGAGCCAGGGGGAAGAGAAAAGAAGAGGGTATAATTAGGACAGATACAGTACAGGccagaaaatataaaatatctGTAATTAATGTCAAGCACAAATACCTGCAAACTGCTTGTCCCACAGCCATGAACAGTGATAGTCCCACCAGTAACTGCTGCACCAGCTAGGAAGTAACTGGCACTTGAAGCATCACCTTCAACAAAGGCATTGCCAGGAGACCTGGTAGGACATGTCAGGTTTTAATCTCATTGCATTCAGATGCTAAAAAAGTGATTCACCTCTAAACCAAAGAAACCTACTTGTACTTTTGACCTCCACGAACCAAGAACTTATCCCAATTACCACTGTGTTccacagtgactccaaagcgCTCCATCAACTTCAAGGTCATTTCAACATATGGAACAGAAATCAGTTTATCAATAATCTCAATCTCCACATCACCAAGAGCCAAAGGAGCTGCCATAAGCAAAGCAGTCAGGTATTGACTGCTAATTGATCCAGACAGTTTCACCTGCATGTGAGATGggataaaaaattcaaaatggaTCAAACAAAAATCATTACAAAAATTCCTTTCGAGAGATTAAAAGTGGGGAAGAGAACTAAAAATGCttagtatttttaaaattaagtatGATTTAAATGATTATATGTAAAGTTTAAGAATGAGGTTATCAGTTAGAAATTAAGTAAACTTTCTTTTCAAAGGAAAGGTAATGTCTCGATGCACAATGGACATTTGAAGAGTAGAAATATACAGGTGAGGGATAACTTCTGTAAAGGAAAATATCCATCTGGCCTTCAAAAATCGAATCCAAAAGCTATATAAGTCAATCTAAAGAAGAGGTGGAATGGCAGCtccttaaattatttattttttcacccAATAGTGAAAGCTCATATGTTAAAAGAAGTTGTGAAATTTGACTTGTTCTAACTTCTAACATGTCAAAACTCAAGACCGTGATAATTCTAACTTCAATTATCGTGAAACTCTGGTACAGAATCTGGTGTTCTGTGAAAGTGTcttaaaaaaagagaaaaactatGGTACCAGCAGGGGCAATATAATTAACACAAAAGCATAGATAGAGCAATTGATGCAGCATCTAATCAAAGCTGATGCAAACCTCACCTTTCCCCCAGGAAGTCCTCCCTTGCCAATTACACGGACAGGTGGACACTTTGTACCAAGAAAACAATCAACATCTGCACCAAGCTGCTTAAGACCAGTTACCAAATCCTCAATCGGTCTCTCTCTCATCCGGGGAACCCCGTCAAGTATGTAGCTGAGATATATAGAACATGAAATAGCAATTTAGAGACTCAGACGTGCATTCATGCTAGAAGATATAATTCCAagttccaactgaagaaagtaGTGAGGTTGAGGACAATCAGTTGGAAGGCCCTCTGGCACATTCCTCACAGTATATATTTATATGCTAGAAATTGACATTCAATTTCATGTTAAACACATCTGTAACTAAAAGTGCCTTTTAAGTAGTAACTTGACTAATCTGGATGAGATTTTTAGATTATAACAAGATAGAAGGAGAATCAGTACTAGGTTGTGGTTAGTCATACGAGGAGTAATTCAAAAATCAGGATGAATTAAATACATTGAAGACAAACCTTGCGTTTCCACCTGCAGCAGTCACAGCTGCTGTCAAAGGTCGCATTGCGGTACCAGCATTTCCAAGGAATAAATTAACTTCATCTTTAGATTCACTAGTGGGAAACAACCCCCCACAGCCTTCCACAATTGCTTGTTTCGTTGCCTTGTCATCTTCCACATGCAGTCCAAGGGTCCTCAATGCACCAAGCATGTAATGAACATCCTCACTATTCAACAAGTTGTCTACAACAGTTGTTCCCTGAATAAAAATAACAGAACTATTTCTACTCAACAACACATCTATTAAGTAATTATAAGCTGTTAAAATAATACAATGAGAATGGAACTGAACTTGACACACCACTCCAAGTGCCCGCCGAGTAAAGAAAAGCTTAAATCAATCCAAATGTTGATTTATAACTTTTTATTGTAGATCTtgcatgccaaatttttatgaagTCCAAAACAAGAGTAAGTATATTAATATCATCCATTCCAGACAAAGTTAGTGACTTCATATTACCCCATTTCTCACTATATAAATATTCAAAAATCAATAGCATATCAAACTTCAGCTCCTAATCATAGAACCCCAAAATgaataaatacaaaaaaatataGATACAATTGAACAAACAAGCTTCACCTCAGAGAGAgcagcaagaagcagaattcgATTGGACAAAGACTTGGAACCAGGCAATGTGATGGTGCCAGCAATTTCCCTGATGGGTTCCAACACGATCTCCGGCGCCGTTGACGGCTTCTCCGCCGCAGCAACTGAGGCAGAAACCTTA
This portion of the Lotus japonicus ecotype B-129 chromosome 3, LjGifu_v1.2 genome encodes:
- the LOC130746680 gene encoding 3-phosphoshikimate 1-carboxyvinyltransferase 2; the encoded protein is MAQVSRIHNLPQTTPILHHSSNPQKPKSANSISLRSHLWGSSKSWSLKHKNGGFIGNCDVGNGYSGVFKVSASVAAAEKPSTAPEIVLEPIREIAGTITLPGSKSLSNRILLLAALSEGTTVVDNLLNSEDVHYMLGALRTLGLHVEDDKATKQAIVEGCGGLFPTSESKDEVNLFLGNAGTAMRPLTAAVTAAGGNASYILDGVPRMRERPIEDLVTGLKQLGADVDCFLGTKCPPVRVIGKGGLPGGKVKLSGSISSQYLTALLMAAPLALGDVEIEIIDKLISVPYVEMTLKLMERFGVTVEHSGNWDKFLVRGGQKYKSPGNAFVEGDASSASYFLAGAAVTGGTITVHGCGTSSLQGDVKFAEVLEKMGAKVTWTENSVTLTGPPRDSSGRKVLQGIDVNMNKMPDVAMTLAVVALFANGPTAIRDVASWRVKETERMIAICTELRKLGATVEEGPDYCVITPPEKLNITSIDTYDDHRMAMAFSLAACGDVPVTIKDPGCTRKTFPDYFEVLERFTKH